One genomic region from Sandaracinaceae bacterium encodes:
- a CDS encoding alpha/beta fold hydrolase → MTNEERIDFPGADGQRLAATLDRPPGPLRGCALFAHCFTCGKDLRAAHTLSEALAERGIATMRFDFTGLGESEGDFGETTFSTNLDDLVAAATWLEEHHGAPSLLVGHSLGGAAVLAAAHRLPSVKAVATIGAPADPAHVAGLFAHATDEIQAKGEAEVDIAGRRFRVTKQLLDDLAEQCAPSRIRALGRALLIFHAPLDAIVGVDSARLIYEAAKHPKSFVSLDDADHLLSRAADARYVAEVLAAWASRYVDEPPASEEGEVVVEGRRGLRQHIQAGPHGLAADEPRRLGGTDTGPTPYDLLLAALGACTSMTLRMYADRKSWPLEAVRVTLEHDRHHATDCEGCEDQPKLVDRIRRVIEVDGELDDAQRARLLEIADKCPVHRTLHNEIRIESSLAD, encoded by the coding sequence ATGACGAACGAAGAACGCATCGACTTCCCCGGCGCCGACGGCCAGCGCCTCGCGGCCACGCTCGATCGGCCGCCAGGTCCGCTGCGCGGCTGCGCGCTGTTCGCGCACTGCTTCACGTGCGGCAAGGATCTGCGCGCCGCGCACACCCTGTCCGAGGCCCTCGCCGAGCGCGGGATCGCGACGATGCGGTTCGACTTCACCGGGCTCGGCGAGAGCGAAGGCGACTTCGGCGAGACCACCTTCTCCACGAACCTCGACGACCTCGTCGCGGCGGCGACCTGGCTCGAGGAGCACCACGGCGCGCCGAGCCTCCTCGTCGGGCACAGCCTGGGCGGCGCCGCGGTCCTGGCCGCCGCGCACCGGCTGCCGTCGGTGAAGGCCGTCGCCACCATCGGCGCGCCCGCAGATCCAGCACACGTCGCGGGCCTCTTCGCGCACGCCACCGACGAGATCCAGGCGAAGGGCGAGGCCGAGGTGGACATCGCGGGGCGGCGCTTCCGCGTCACGAAGCAGCTCCTCGACGACCTCGCCGAGCAGTGCGCCCCGAGCCGCATCCGCGCGCTCGGTCGCGCGCTGCTCATCTTCCACGCCCCGCTCGACGCGATCGTCGGCGTCGACTCCGCGCGCCTCATCTACGAGGCGGCGAAGCACCCCAAGAGCTTCGTCAGCCTCGATGACGCCGACCACCTGCTCTCGCGCGCCGCCGACGCGCGCTACGTCGCCGAGGTGCTCGCCGCGTGGGCCAGCCGCTACGTGGACGAGCCCCCCGCCAGCGAGGAAGGCGAGGTCGTGGTCGAGGGTCGGCGCGGGCTCCGCCAGCACATCCAGGCGGGCCCGCACGGGCTGGCGGCCGACGAGCCGCGGAGGCTCGGCGGGACCGACACCGGCCCGACGCCCTACGACCTGCTCCTCGCCGCGCTCGGCGCGTGCACGTCGATGACCCTGCGCATGTACGCCGACCGCAAGTCGTGGCCGCTAGAGGCGGTGAGGGTCACCCTCGAGCACGATCGACACCACGCCACCGACTGCGAAGGGTGCGAGGATCAGCCCAAGCTCGTCGACCGGATCCGCCGCGTGATCGAGGTGGACGGCGAGCTCGACGACGCGCAGCGGGCGCGCCTGCTCGAGATCGCGGACAAGTGCCCGGTCCACCGGACCTTGCACAACGAGATCCGGATCGAGTCCTCGCTCGCCGACTGA
- a CDS encoding FG-GAP-like repeat-containing protein: MRCRLLLLTLAGTLASCAPAPAPPDCTLDDDCPGAERCVEGACRLPMTDAGSDARTPPPPDAGLDAGPDAPDLTAPILRRPFNGEATGSIHGSVVTAEPALTPRFAWDAVVGAERYEIQLSSECVTPGFAACAFEAAEVSETVTESRFRPGILPVDTTPPVGRRYYWRVRACAVECSAWSVVRYVDVGRQPTDFDGDGYGDMLVGAYLAGGGAMRAGRAHVFAGSPTGPGAMSQILPPVAEVEGRFGLAIAALGDIDADGFADAAISTYQLDVDGEANVGEVYVFHGSASGLGGAPSATIACPVIESGANFGRSLAPLGDVNGDGFADLIVGAHTLDGGGNNLGRAFVYHGGASGVGLTPAATLRGPDEQDNPQFGFPVAGAGDVDGDGFMDVLVGERAWDGTETNEGRTHLFAGGRTGVSERPARTFVDPSPAESAELSWGLAGLGDVNGDDFADLAVGARRGAGQGRVLIFHGGPSGPATTPSLEIPHPEGQPDSEMGFSVAGGDFDGDGLNDLFVGARLFDRGSNSNAGRAYVFRATTEGFMAIPELTLNAIPAELGAQFGYAGASTGDLNGDGFEDLAVGAVNQDLSATNSGAVHFYFGAADGLPSAPTEVIANPRAEEGRLGSAIAITPPF, encoded by the coding sequence GTGCGATGTCGCCTCCTCCTCCTCACGCTCGCCGGCACGCTCGCGAGCTGTGCCCCCGCCCCGGCGCCCCCCGACTGCACCCTGGATGACGACTGTCCGGGGGCGGAGCGCTGCGTCGAAGGGGCGTGTCGGTTGCCGATGACCGACGCGGGCTCGGACGCGCGGACCCCGCCGCCACCCGACGCCGGCCTGGACGCGGGGCCCGATGCCCCCGATCTCACGGCGCCCATCCTGCGGCGCCCCTTCAACGGCGAGGCGACGGGCAGCATTCACGGGAGCGTCGTGACGGCGGAGCCCGCGCTCACCCCGCGCTTCGCCTGGGACGCCGTCGTCGGGGCGGAGCGATACGAGATCCAGCTCTCGAGCGAGTGCGTGACGCCGGGCTTCGCCGCCTGCGCGTTCGAGGCGGCGGAGGTGAGCGAGACCGTCACCGAGTCGCGCTTTCGCCCGGGCATCCTGCCCGTCGACACCACGCCCCCGGTCGGGCGGCGCTATTACTGGCGCGTGCGCGCCTGCGCGGTCGAGTGCTCCGCGTGGTCGGTCGTCCGCTACGTCGACGTCGGTCGCCAGCCCACGGACTTCGACGGCGACGGCTACGGCGACATGCTCGTGGGCGCCTACCTCGCGGGCGGCGGCGCGATGCGGGCGGGACGCGCGCACGTCTTCGCCGGCTCACCGACGGGGCCGGGCGCGATGAGCCAAATCCTGCCGCCGGTCGCGGAGGTGGAGGGCCGCTTCGGGCTCGCGATCGCGGCGCTCGGGGACATCGACGCGGACGGCTTCGCCGACGCCGCGATCTCGACCTATCAGCTGGACGTGGACGGCGAGGCGAACGTCGGTGAGGTCTACGTCTTCCACGGCTCGGCCTCTGGTCTCGGGGGCGCGCCCAGCGCCACGATCGCTTGCCCCGTGATCGAGTCGGGCGCGAACTTCGGGCGCTCACTCGCGCCTCTCGGCGACGTCAACGGGGACGGGTTCGCGGACCTCATCGTCGGCGCGCACACCCTCGACGGCGGCGGCAACAACCTCGGCCGGGCCTTCGTCTACCACGGCGGCGCGAGCGGCGTCGGGCTCACCCCCGCGGCCACCCTGCGCGGCCCGGACGAGCAGGACAACCCGCAATTCGGCTTCCCGGTGGCGGGGGCGGGAGACGTCGACGGCGACGGCTTCATGGACGTGCTGGTGGGCGAGCGCGCGTGGGACGGAACCGAGACCAACGAGGGGCGCACGCACCTCTTCGCGGGCGGACGGACGGGCGTGAGCGAGCGCCCCGCGCGCACCTTCGTCGACCCCTCCCCGGCCGAGAGCGCGGAGCTCAGCTGGGGGCTCGCCGGCCTCGGCGACGTCAACGGGGACGACTTCGCCGACCTCGCGGTCGGCGCGCGCCGAGGCGCCGGGCAGGGGCGCGTCCTGATCTTCCACGGCGGCCCCTCCGGCCCCGCGACGACGCCGTCCCTCGAGATCCCGCACCCCGAAGGCCAGCCCGACAGCGAGATGGGGTTCTCGGTCGCGGGCGGCGACTTCGACGGCGACGGCCTGAACGACCTCTTCGTGGGCGCGCGCCTCTTCGACCGGGGGAGTAACTCGAACGCGGGCCGCGCGTACGTCTTCCGCGCGACCACAGAGGGCTTCATGGCGATCCCGGAGCTCACGTTGAACGCGATCCCGGCCGAGCTCGGCGCGCAGTTCGGCTACGCGGGCGCGTCGACGGGCGATCTGAACGGGGACGGGTTCGAGGACCTGGCCGTGGGCGCCGTGAACCAGGACCTGTCGGCGACCAACTCCGGCGCTGTGCACTTCTACTTCGGCGCAGCCGATGGCCTTCCTTCCGCGCCGACCGAGGTGATCGCGAACCCGCGCGCCGAGGAAGGTCGACTCGGATCGGCCATCGCGATCACGCCCCCATTCTGA
- a CDS encoding DUF1844 domain-containing protein, whose translation MSGEMGENGDIPPIDFTTFVLSMSTACMAHLGEVEGPEGAQVDLPMARQTLDILEMIEAKTQGNLSGEEERILTQVLGDLRDTFEKKSAGT comes from the coding sequence GTGAGCGGCGAGATGGGGGAGAACGGCGACATCCCGCCGATCGACTTCACGACCTTCGTGCTGTCGATGAGCACCGCGTGCATGGCCCACCTCGGCGAGGTGGAGGGCCCCGAAGGCGCGCAGGTGGACCTCCCCATGGCCCGCCAGACCCTCGACATCCTGGAGATGATCGAGGCGAAGACGCAGGGAAACCTGAGCGGCGAAGAGGAGCGCATCCTCACGCAGGTGCTCGGGGATCTGCGCGACACGTTCGAGAAGAAGTCCGCCGGTACCTAG
- a CDS encoding DUF2183 domain-containing protein has product MPSLTAALQHGLYRVDRRWGRGYRRLRRRLGLARPPRIAAYRGYAFGGRARVLGRALEDRGVPAPTEGAGLRRALLASWQRYATIELPEAEIEVRWGAQRWQTTLDEEGHLDLVVPLTASPPPGWHRVALSLRHHEADAEADVLVIDEAARFAVVTDIDDTVIDTNVRHPLDRAAALFLTDARTRLPFQGAAALYRALAGRRRPVFYLSSSPWNLYEHLDALFERHALPKGPMLLREWGISRHGLAPLGGHAHKAEKLEQLLSHVALPFVLIGDSGQEDAQHYSAVAERWPDRVLAIVIRDVGVFGRGVEDARARAERVGVPLFVTEDSGAAARALAGLGLLDEAQVSDVEEGSHAEAQAPSAFAEALGDD; this is encoded by the coding sequence GTGCCTTCGCTCACCGCCGCCCTCCAGCACGGGCTCTACCGGGTCGACCGGCGCTGGGGCCGCGGCTATCGGCGGCTTCGGCGCCGCCTCGGGCTCGCCCGGCCGCCCCGCATCGCCGCCTACCGCGGCTACGCGTTCGGCGGGCGGGCGCGCGTGCTCGGCCGCGCGCTCGAGGATCGAGGCGTGCCCGCGCCCACCGAAGGGGCGGGGCTGCGCCGCGCGCTCCTCGCGTCCTGGCAGCGATACGCCACGATCGAGCTGCCGGAGGCCGAGATCGAGGTCCGCTGGGGCGCCCAGCGCTGGCAGACGACGCTGGACGAGGAGGGACACCTCGACCTCGTCGTGCCGCTGACGGCCTCGCCGCCGCCGGGCTGGCATCGCGTCGCGCTCTCGCTCCGCCATCACGAAGCCGACGCCGAGGCCGACGTGCTCGTGATCGACGAGGCCGCGCGCTTCGCGGTCGTGACCGACATCGACGACACCGTCATCGACACCAACGTGCGCCACCCGCTCGACCGGGCCGCGGCGCTCTTCCTGACCGACGCCCGCACCCGGTTGCCCTTCCAGGGCGCGGCCGCGCTCTACCGCGCGCTCGCGGGCCGACGGCGGCCGGTGTTCTACCTCTCGAGCAGCCCGTGGAATCTCTACGAGCACCTGGACGCGCTCTTCGAGCGTCACGCGCTGCCAAAGGGACCCATGCTCCTGCGAGAGTGGGGGATCTCGCGGCACGGGCTCGCGCCGCTGGGCGGCCACGCGCACAAGGCCGAGAAGCTCGAGCAGCTCCTCTCCCACGTGGCGCTGCCCTTCGTGCTCATCGGAGACAGCGGACAAGAAGACGCGCAGCACTACAGCGCCGTCGCGGAGCGGTGGCCGGATCGCGTCCTCGCGATCGTGATCCGGGACGTGGGGGTGTTCGGTCGCGGGGTCGAGGACGCGCGGGCGCGCGCCGAGCGCGTGGGCGTGCCGCTGTTCGTCACGGAGGACAGCGGCGCCGCCGCGAGGGCGCTCGCCGGGCTCGGGCTGCTCGACGAGGCACAGGTCTCGGACGTGGAGGAGGGCTCCCACGCCGAGGCCCAGGCGCCGTCCGCTTTCGCGGAGGCGCTCGGCGACGATTGA
- the egtD gene encoding L-histidine N(alpha)-methyltransferase yields the protein MASGYTVLGPDTLQNLHDPMRDFAYEVLVGLSESPKRLSSRYFYDDAGSRYFSRIMLLDEYYPTRCETEVLEQHAEAIIAPLLGKGPFNLVDLGAGDGKKTMIVLEALRRAGADFTFVPIDISEGAMKSLVGRVRERMPDVKVEGLVCEYTEGVHYLGREHSERRNLVLFLGSNIGNFNRVQARAFLRRLWSSLSEGDYALVGFDLKKDIEVLLAAYNDREGVTAAFNLNLLERINRELGANFDLGKWRHYGTYNVFSGAMESYLVSLEPQVVRVDAVEQSFAFDAWEPVHTEYSYKYLRSDVEELSGDTGFTVRERFEDANGWFLDALLRVERSVAAPEPKD from the coding sequence ATGGCGAGCGGCTACACGGTCCTGGGTCCCGACACCCTCCAGAACCTGCACGACCCGATGCGCGACTTCGCGTACGAGGTGCTCGTGGGGCTCTCGGAGAGCCCCAAGCGGCTCTCGTCGAGGTACTTCTACGACGACGCCGGGAGCCGCTACTTCTCCCGCATCATGCTGCTGGACGAGTACTACCCGACCCGGTGTGAGACCGAGGTGCTCGAGCAGCACGCGGAGGCCATCATCGCGCCGCTCCTCGGGAAGGGGCCGTTCAACCTGGTCGACCTCGGCGCGGGCGACGGCAAGAAGACGATGATCGTGCTCGAGGCGCTCCGGCGCGCAGGAGCGGACTTCACCTTCGTGCCCATCGACATCTCCGAGGGGGCGATGAAGAGCCTCGTCGGTCGAGTGCGGGAGCGGATGCCCGACGTGAAGGTCGAGGGGCTGGTCTGTGAGTACACCGAGGGCGTTCACTACCTGGGGCGCGAGCACTCCGAGCGGCGCAACCTCGTGCTCTTCCTCGGCTCGAACATCGGGAACTTCAACCGCGTGCAGGCGCGGGCGTTCCTGCGGCGCCTCTGGAGCTCGCTCAGCGAAGGCGACTACGCGCTCGTGGGCTTCGATCTCAAGAAGGACATCGAGGTCTTGCTCGCCGCTTACAACGATCGGGAGGGGGTGACGGCGGCGTTCAACCTGAACCTGCTCGAGCGCATCAACCGCGAGCTCGGCGCGAACTTCGATCTGGGCAAGTGGCGTCACTACGGCACCTACAACGTCTTCAGCGGCGCGATGGAAAGCTACCTGGTCAGCCTCGAGCCCCAGGTGGTGCGGGTGGACGCGGTCGAGCAGTCGTTCGCCTTCGACGCCTGGGAGCCGGTGCACACGGAGTACAGCTACAAGTACCTGCGCAGCGACGTGGAGGAGCTCTCGGGGGACACGGGCTTCACGGTCAGAGAGCGCTTCGAGGACGCGAACGGCTGGTTCCTCGACGCGCTCCTGCGCGTGGAGCGGAGCGTCGCGGCGCCCGAGCCCAAGGACTGA